The following are encoded in a window of Roseimicrobium gellanilyticum genomic DNA:
- a CDS encoding flavin monoamine oxidase family protein: protein MRRRHFHRIAAGLTGATLMGNIHAQQQPPAVKARKKVIVAGGGIAGLCCAYELMERGHEVTVLEASRRIGGHVKTIRDPLPDGLYADVGAEHFTKPGYTQYWKYVEKFNLDYLPWNRRQNMYRKIDGLWYTEAQLQEPVVLRTFGFAPREVDYIIEHGWTELSKLFLEPYLAKFKDEYQPFGVGLDELDYSLIGELFAEAGASAAAMRFAGGGRVATPEKPPLSSDTSALFRLWQSAIVKLRGLPGFKREVFHLKGGNQVLPDTFAAKLGDRIRRHCPITAIEHTVSSVTVHFTERDKPQQLQADALVLCIPPILLAGVKVTPDWPEAKAFALQKTVMGMQSRVLLQTKTAFWKGDVPSINLETGDSRMSLVYETADDVPGESCVLMGSGMPSQTPEETIAAFRKFYPGKNKDTIERCIVHEWWKEEPTCFGCERQAFPLGQLAKLWPHLIEPVGPIHFAGAAYDNLPWGMDAATRSANRVAEQIHAA from the coding sequence ATGCGTCGCCGTCACTTCCACCGAATCGCGGCCGGTCTGACCGGAGCCACGTTGATGGGCAATATTCATGCTCAGCAGCAGCCACCAGCAGTGAAGGCCCGCAAGAAGGTCATCGTGGCCGGCGGCGGCATCGCAGGTCTATGCTGCGCCTATGAACTGATGGAGCGAGGTCATGAAGTGACGGTGCTGGAGGCATCGAGACGCATCGGCGGGCATGTGAAGACCATCCGCGATCCGCTGCCTGACGGGCTTTATGCCGACGTGGGCGCGGAGCATTTCACGAAGCCCGGCTACACCCAGTACTGGAAGTATGTGGAGAAGTTCAACCTCGACTATCTGCCCTGGAACCGGAGGCAGAACATGTACCGGAAGATCGATGGGTTATGGTACACCGAGGCGCAGCTTCAAGAGCCTGTGGTGTTGCGCACCTTTGGCTTCGCTCCCCGTGAAGTGGACTACATCATCGAGCATGGTTGGACGGAGCTCAGCAAGCTGTTCCTCGAACCATATCTCGCGAAGTTCAAAGATGAATACCAGCCCTTCGGCGTCGGTCTTGACGAACTGGACTATTCGCTCATCGGTGAACTTTTTGCCGAGGCAGGTGCATCAGCGGCTGCGATGCGCTTTGCTGGCGGAGGACGAGTCGCCACTCCCGAGAAGCCTCCCCTAAGCAGCGACACCTCCGCGTTGTTTCGTCTCTGGCAGTCCGCGATCGTGAAGCTGCGTGGTCTCCCCGGCTTCAAGCGGGAGGTCTTCCATCTCAAGGGAGGAAATCAGGTGCTGCCCGATACCTTTGCCGCGAAGCTTGGCGATCGCATCCGGCGCCATTGTCCGATCACTGCCATTGAGCACACGGTCAGTTCCGTCACGGTGCATTTCACCGAAAGAGACAAGCCTCAGCAGCTTCAGGCGGATGCGCTGGTCCTCTGCATTCCGCCCATTCTGCTCGCAGGCGTCAAGGTCACGCCGGACTGGCCGGAAGCGAAGGCGTTTGCCTTGCAGAAGACGGTGATGGGGATGCAGTCGCGCGTGTTGTTGCAGACGAAGACGGCCTTCTGGAAGGGAGATGTGCCCAGCATCAACCTCGAAACAGGCGACTCGCGCATGTCCCTGGTCTATGAAACGGCGGACGATGTGCCGGGCGAATCCTGCGTACTCATGGGGAGTGGCATGCCTTCACAGACTCCGGAAGAAACCATCGCGGCGTTCCGCAAATTCTATCCGGGTAAGAACAAGGACACCATCGAGCGATGCATTGTCCATGAGTGGTGGAAGGAGGAGCCCACGTGCTTCGGCTGCGAACGGCAGGCCTTCCCCCTGGGGCAGTTGGCAAAGTTATGGCCGCATCTCATCGAGCCGGTGGGGCCGATTCATTTTGCCGGTGCGGCCTATGACAATCTGCCCTGGGGCATGGATGCTGCCACCCGCTCCGCGAATCGCGTGGCAGAGCAGATCCATGCCGCGTAG
- a CDS encoding CNNM domain-containing protein, producing the protein MLSISAIGFALVVLHDSPVQPSINWPLVIPMLVAYVALLALAAVLSALEMSLFALRERGVAALPTTMPKEKEHLREILRDPTALLPEALLLGCLANLVLATICLWFAVEPLQQLGWNPWISAPILLGASLLAAELLPNALAIRSPEKVLLRTLPWFRGIRWILVPLCAPLRIWTEAAVRFFTPKKMKPRQNLDAEEIVTLIDMRHEQDAITGDEATLLKSMVGLHQLAAKDAMTPRVDLPLMPHDAEDDEASNMLETTRHQFVAVFDAKRDAIAYVVPVQQWKLSGRPHWSTLTQVPEFVPESLPLLEAMREHLKDDATAVVVVDEYGGFEGLLTRANVVEQILAKVAPAPTSSAGLQSIGPDRYLVSGTTRLDELERELELEFNAEGVDTIGGLVLNAFGYPPKPGEHITVAGVHIKVKRTARARIQQLELHVLETTGEEEAESP; encoded by the coding sequence ATGTTATCCATCTCCGCCATCGGCTTTGCCCTTGTGGTGCTGCACGACTCCCCCGTGCAGCCCAGCATCAACTGGCCGTTGGTGATTCCCATGCTGGTGGCGTACGTCGCACTGCTGGCGCTGGCGGCCGTTCTTTCGGCGCTGGAGATGTCGCTCTTCGCCCTGCGGGAGCGGGGTGTGGCGGCGCTGCCCACCACGATGCCGAAGGAGAAGGAGCACCTGCGTGAAATTCTGCGAGATCCCACTGCCTTGCTTCCGGAGGCGCTGCTGCTTGGCTGCCTGGCAAACCTCGTCCTCGCCACCATCTGCCTCTGGTTCGCCGTAGAGCCGCTGCAGCAGCTTGGATGGAATCCATGGATCAGCGCTCCCATTTTGCTGGGAGCAAGTCTCCTTGCCGCCGAGTTGCTGCCCAATGCACTGGCCATCCGCTCTCCGGAGAAGGTTCTGCTGCGGACACTTCCCTGGTTCCGCGGCATCCGCTGGATCCTGGTGCCACTCTGCGCGCCGCTCCGCATCTGGACTGAGGCCGCTGTCCGCTTCTTCACGCCGAAGAAAATGAAGCCACGGCAGAATCTTGACGCGGAAGAAATCGTCACGCTCATCGACATGCGTCATGAGCAGGATGCCATCACCGGCGATGAGGCCACGCTGCTGAAGTCCATGGTGGGCCTGCACCAGCTCGCGGCCAAGGACGCCATGACCCCGCGGGTGGACCTTCCCCTGATGCCGCACGATGCCGAGGATGATGAGGCCTCGAATATGCTGGAGACCACGAGGCATCAATTCGTCGCGGTCTTTGATGCGAAACGCGATGCCATTGCGTACGTCGTGCCCGTGCAGCAGTGGAAGCTCTCAGGGCGCCCGCACTGGAGCACCCTGACTCAGGTACCCGAGTTTGTGCCCGAATCGCTGCCCTTGCTCGAGGCCATGCGCGAGCATCTGAAAGATGACGCTACCGCCGTGGTGGTGGTGGATGAATATGGCGGCTTCGAAGGCCTGCTCACGAGGGCAAATGTGGTGGAGCAAATCCTCGCGAAGGTCGCGCCTGCACCCACGTCATCCGCAGGTCTGCAATCCATCGGCCCGGATCGCTATCTCGTTTCGGGCACCACCCGCCTGGATGAGTTGGAGCGCGAGCTGGAACTCGAGTTCAATGCAGAGGGTGTGGATACCATCGGTGGGTTGGTGCTCAATGCGTTTGGCTATCCACCCAAGCCCGGTGAGCACATCACGGTGGCAGGCGTGCACATCAAGGTGAAGCGCACTGCTCGCGCACGCATCCAGCAACTGGAACTGCACGTGCTCGAAACCACCGGTGAAGAGGAGGCCGAGTCGCCATGA
- a CDS encoding RNA polymerase sigma factor: MDTTDQPPLLERLFAESAGDLARYFTRRHGVSAIVQDLVQETFLQMARGLKEGRQLKCARGYLFGIARHLSQAAWERKSREVVVPFDTVAAVADARTPVTVKDDRVDAARETIAALAPLQREVLELRFSQGLSYAEIAEALGIPVGTVRSRLHNAVAAVRERLETNP; the protein is encoded by the coding sequence GTGGACACCACCGACCAACCGCCCCTTCTGGAGCGCCTCTTTGCCGAGAGCGCGGGAGACCTTGCCCGCTACTTCACCCGGCGGCATGGCGTGAGTGCGATCGTGCAGGACCTGGTGCAGGAAACCTTCCTCCAGATGGCCCGCGGCCTGAAGGAGGGGCGGCAGCTCAAGTGTGCCCGGGGCTACCTCTTTGGCATCGCGCGACACCTGAGCCAGGCGGCCTGGGAGCGGAAGTCGCGCGAAGTCGTGGTGCCCTTTGATACCGTGGCAGCTGTCGCCGACGCGCGCACGCCAGTGACGGTGAAAGATGACCGCGTGGACGCTGCGCGTGAGACCATCGCTGCCCTGGCACCGCTGCAGCGCGAGGTGCTGGAGCTGCGCTTTTCCCAGGGCCTTTCCTACGCGGAAATCGCGGAGGCCCTGGGCATCCCGGTGGGCACCGTCCGCTCCCGCCTGCACAACGCCGTGGCCGCCGTGCGCGAGCGGCTGGAAACCAACCCTTGA
- a CDS encoding PSD1 and planctomycete cytochrome C domain-containing protein, whose product MSSGNNLTSAPRRVARLLLPLVSLAGMASHTRAEDAASVAFFESKIRPVLVEHCYECHSTETGKSKGGLLLDTKHGIRSGGETGPAVVPGDPTKSLLLTAVKHADPDLEMPPKKPKLSDRVIADLEAWIKSGANDPRETAARTAALPPVSVEEGRKFWSYQKPVVAPSPKTKDTDWATRDLDHFVLARLEAEGMTPSPDAEPVVLLRRLHFDLVGLPPTPAETEFFVQRWNKGGEEREKLLGETVDRLLGSPHFGERWGKHWLDVARFAESNGRESNITFPHAWRYRDYVIRAMNEGKPFDRFVTEQIAGDLLPAKDDAARAQLLVATGFLAFGAKGLNEMSKAQFAADLADEQLDTVTRAIMASSVACARCHDHKTEPFSMEDYYALAGVFKSTKTHYGTWIDSENNNGGTLLRLPELPGQLVPNKPGTPQEVARLKADLAQLAKEGKDQEAYVMKANLEGKDLSGEFNKLLGNAIRIYWQSGGLEGRLATMDEKGRALPLCMGVEDAEKIQDAALLERGEIAHPGKTIRRGFPKVMEMRGVSVPDGKSSGRLEFARWLTSPEHPLTSRVMVNRVWRHLLGAGLVKTTDNFGFSGERPSHQELLDSLAVKFTDGGWSVKALIREIALSRTYRQASTYRDDCFHKDPENRLLWRAGKRRLDAEVIRDSMLSVSGLLDPSPRAGSLVAELDNHSVSLIGFNKKVPEDLDGSRRRSVYLPVLRDALPDAMELFDAAEPSLVIGDRSVTNVPLQALYLLNGAFVQEQAAALAARVAKAQKATEARIREAFLLCFNRAPDPKEMEIAKHYFETAGTSSDAPAEDALLASYCQALLATAEFRNAD is encoded by the coding sequence ATGAGCTCCGGAAACAACCTCACCTCCGCGCCTCGCAGGGTTGCTCGCCTGCTGCTCCCCCTCGTCTCGTTGGCTGGCATGGCCTCGCACACGCGCGCGGAGGATGCTGCTTCAGTCGCCTTCTTTGAATCGAAGATCCGTCCCGTGTTGGTGGAGCACTGCTACGAATGCCACTCCACAGAAACTGGCAAATCCAAGGGTGGGCTGCTGCTGGATACGAAACACGGCATTCGCAGCGGAGGTGAGACCGGCCCTGCAGTCGTGCCGGGAGATCCCACGAAGAGTCTGCTGCTCACCGCAGTGAAGCATGCGGATCCCGACCTGGAGATGCCACCCAAAAAGCCGAAACTCAGCGACCGGGTCATCGCGGATTTGGAAGCCTGGATCAAGAGTGGTGCGAATGATCCCCGTGAGACGGCGGCGAGAACAGCTGCCCTGCCTCCCGTCTCTGTGGAGGAGGGGAGAAAATTCTGGAGCTACCAAAAGCCCGTCGTGGCGCCCTCGCCAAAAACAAAGGACACGGATTGGGCGACTCGGGACCTGGATCACTTCGTCCTGGCCAGGCTGGAGGCGGAAGGCATGACGCCTTCGCCAGATGCCGAGCCCGTAGTGCTGCTGCGTCGATTGCATTTCGACCTTGTCGGTCTCCCTCCAACTCCGGCGGAAACAGAGTTCTTCGTACAGAGATGGAACAAAGGTGGTGAGGAGCGAGAGAAACTGTTGGGCGAAACGGTGGACCGCTTGCTGGGCAGTCCACACTTCGGCGAACGATGGGGAAAGCACTGGCTGGACGTCGCTCGCTTCGCGGAGTCGAATGGGCGTGAATCGAACATCACCTTTCCACATGCCTGGCGATATCGCGACTATGTCATCCGTGCGATGAACGAAGGAAAGCCGTTCGATCGGTTCGTCACCGAGCAGATCGCAGGTGATCTGCTGCCAGCAAAGGATGATGCTGCGCGGGCACAACTGCTGGTGGCCACCGGCTTTCTTGCCTTTGGTGCGAAGGGGTTGAATGAAATGAGCAAGGCGCAGTTCGCCGCGGATCTCGCGGACGAACAGCTCGACACCGTGACCCGCGCCATCATGGCCAGTTCCGTGGCCTGCGCACGCTGCCATGATCACAAAACGGAGCCCTTCAGCATGGAGGACTACTACGCGCTCGCGGGTGTCTTCAAGAGCACGAAGACGCACTACGGCACGTGGATCGATTCCGAGAACAACAATGGCGGCACGCTCCTTCGTCTCCCGGAATTGCCCGGGCAGCTCGTGCCAAACAAACCCGGCACACCTCAAGAGGTGGCCAGGCTGAAGGCCGACCTCGCCCAACTCGCCAAAGAGGGCAAGGACCAGGAGGCTTATGTGATGAAGGCCAACCTCGAGGGCAAGGACCTCAGTGGTGAGTTCAACAAACTGCTGGGCAATGCCATTCGCATCTACTGGCAGAGCGGTGGTCTGGAGGGACGGCTGGCCACCATGGATGAAAAGGGACGCGCTCTTCCGCTGTGCATGGGCGTGGAGGATGCGGAGAAGATCCAGGATGCGGCCCTGCTGGAGCGTGGAGAGATCGCGCACCCGGGCAAAACCATCAGGCGTGGCTTCCCCAAAGTGATGGAGATGCGCGGTGTATCAGTTCCTGATGGCAAATCGAGCGGGCGGCTGGAGTTTGCCAGATGGCTCACCAGTCCGGAACATCCACTCACTTCCCGGGTGATGGTGAATCGTGTGTGGCGACACCTGCTGGGAGCGGGACTCGTGAAGACCACGGACAATTTTGGCTTCAGCGGTGAGCGCCCCAGTCACCAGGAGCTGTTGGATTCGCTGGCAGTGAAATTCACGGACGGTGGTTGGTCGGTGAAGGCGCTCATTCGTGAGATTGCGCTCTCCCGTACCTACCGTCAGGCGTCGACGTATCGTGACGATTGTTTCCACAAGGATCCGGAGAACCGCCTGCTGTGGCGTGCCGGCAAGAGGCGTCTGGATGCAGAAGTGATCCGCGACTCCATGCTGTCCGTGTCAGGCCTCCTGGATCCTTCACCGCGTGCAGGGTCGCTGGTGGCGGAACTCGATAACCACTCGGTGTCGCTCATCGGCTTCAACAAAAAGGTGCCTGAGGACCTCGATGGTTCTCGCCGACGCTCCGTATATCTTCCGGTGCTGCGTGATGCGTTGCCGGATGCCATGGAGTTGTTCGATGCCGCTGAGCCCAGCCTGGTGATCGGAGACCGCAGTGTGACGAATGTGCCGCTACAGGCGTTGTACCTGCTCAACGGCGCCTTCGTTCAGGAACAGGCCGCGGCTCTTGCTGCACGGGTCGCGAAGGCACAGAAGGCAACCGAGGCACGCATTCGCGAGGCATTTCTCCTCTGCTTCAACCGCGCGCCCGACCCGAAGGAGATGGAAATCGCGAAGCACTATTTCGAGACGGCGGGAACGTCGTCCGATGCTCCGGCTGAAGACGCCCTGCTCGCCAGCTACTGCCAGGCTCTGCTGGCCACCGCAGAATTCCGCAACGCCGACTAG
- a CDS encoding ThuA domain-containing protein: MTLTCRFLLLGFCLSIASTAFSAEKHKVLIVDGQNNHKWDITTPVLKDALESSGVFTVDVSTSPPKGSPKEAWNAWKPKFSDYAAVVSNYNGELWPEAVRKDFEAYVSSGGGFVCVHAANNSFPEWPEYNKMIGVGGWGGRDEKSGPRLLVKDGKLMRDTSAGKGGSHGPQHGFVVTHVNTEHPITKGLPTQWMQTQDELYNSLRGPAENLEVLATAVSEQTNDAEPMLMTLTYGKGRVFHTPLGHADYSMLNRGFYTILQRGTEWAITGKVVQTAKVPADFPTADKASVVTLEGYPKQQPPAPKQK, translated from the coding sequence ATGACACTGACCTGCCGCTTTCTTCTTCTCGGTTTTTGTTTGTCGATTGCTTCCACCGCCTTCTCCGCGGAGAAGCACAAGGTGCTCATTGTGGATGGGCAGAACAATCACAAGTGGGACATCACCACGCCGGTGCTGAAGGATGCGCTGGAGAGTAGCGGTGTTTTCACGGTTGATGTGAGCACCTCGCCACCCAAAGGTTCACCGAAGGAAGCGTGGAATGCCTGGAAGCCGAAATTTTCCGACTATGCGGCGGTGGTGAGCAACTACAACGGCGAGCTGTGGCCGGAGGCAGTGCGCAAGGACTTCGAGGCGTATGTCTCCAGCGGCGGTGGCTTTGTCTGTGTGCACGCGGCGAACAACTCCTTCCCCGAGTGGCCGGAGTACAACAAGATGATCGGCGTGGGTGGCTGGGGCGGTCGTGATGAAAAGTCCGGTCCCCGTCTGCTCGTGAAAGACGGTAAACTCATGCGCGACACCTCCGCCGGCAAAGGTGGGTCGCATGGACCACAGCATGGCTTCGTGGTCACCCATGTGAACACCGAGCACCCCATCACGAAGGGACTGCCCACCCAATGGATGCAAACCCAGGACGAGCTCTACAACAGCCTGCGCGGTCCTGCCGAGAACCTGGAGGTGCTGGCCACGGCTGTCTCTGAGCAGACCAATGATGCGGAGCCCATGCTCATGACCCTGACTTATGGCAAAGGGAGAGTCTTCCACACGCCGCTGGGCCATGCGGACTACTCCATGCTGAACCGGGGGTTCTACACCATCCTGCAGCGCGGCACCGAGTGGGCCATCACGGGCAAGGTCGTGCAGACTGCCAAGGTCCCGGCCGACTTCCCCACAGCGGACAAGGCTTCCGTGGTCACTCTGGAGGGCTACCCCAAGCAGCAGCCTCCGGCACCGAAGCAAAAGTAG
- a CDS encoding CNNM domain-containing protein — translation MIWVLLPLCLILAFILSGMESALLTVSRVRARHAADEGDKLAARLAGLLEKRNEILHTVTVLNRAMGLGAFAMVAVGLVHLLGPWGWAAALLLGLPVFLIGLELVPKVLFRRYPFRLLRSFAPMLCYIHRASTPTLWLARLITPKQLTSPTHVESVGLSSLAKTVAGLGVLPEQTCKLLHGLAEFHPMQARNVMTHLKKLSALPPDLPLTSVVALSKEAPLLWRAVMTSDGTLKGWLDMTALPASPSRDRLVRQFMRPLLQIRETDSALRCLQALRKRGEPVAAVLDGSGETVGVITQKGLVQALLAQNGKNGHGAVK, via the coding sequence ATGATCTGGGTCCTCCTGCCACTCTGCCTTATTCTGGCATTCATCCTGTCCGGCATGGAGAGCGCCCTGCTCACCGTGAGTCGCGTCCGCGCCCGCCACGCCGCGGATGAAGGGGACAAACTCGCTGCGCGCCTCGCGGGCCTGCTGGAAAAGCGCAATGAAATCCTGCACACCGTGACCGTGCTGAATCGCGCCATGGGCCTCGGTGCTTTCGCGATGGTCGCGGTGGGTCTGGTGCATCTCCTGGGACCTTGGGGCTGGGCAGCTGCACTCTTGCTTGGTTTGCCGGTGTTTCTGATCGGACTCGAGCTCGTGCCGAAGGTGCTCTTCCGCCGTTATCCCTTCCGCCTCTTGCGCAGCTTCGCACCGATGCTGTGCTACATCCATCGCGCCTCGACACCTACGCTCTGGCTTGCGCGACTCATCACGCCGAAGCAACTCACCTCACCCACGCATGTGGAGAGCGTGGGACTCTCCTCACTGGCGAAGACGGTCGCCGGGCTGGGTGTACTGCCAGAGCAAACCTGCAAGCTGCTTCACGGCCTCGCAGAATTTCACCCCATGCAGGCACGCAATGTCATGACGCATCTCAAGAAGTTGAGTGCCCTGCCTCCGGATTTGCCCCTGACAAGTGTCGTTGCCCTCTCCAAGGAAGCGCCCCTCCTGTGGCGAGCGGTGATGACGAGTGACGGCACGCTGAAAGGCTGGCTGGACATGACGGCTCTCCCAGCCTCGCCTTCACGGGATCGGCTCGTGCGTCAGTTCATGCGCCCGCTGCTGCAAATTCGTGAGACGGATTCCGCACTCCGCTGCTTGCAGGCACTGAGGAAACGAGGCGAGCCTGTCGCCGCAGTGTTGGATGGCTCTGGTGAAACCGTGGGTGTGATCACGCAAAAAGGGCTGGTGCAGGCCCTGCTCGCGCAGAATGGGAAGAACGGGCACGGCGCGGTGAAGTAA
- a CDS encoding DUF1015 domain-containing protein has product MQLRSFQGLVPTPEKAADVAAVPYDVVNRAESKALAANNPVNLLHVDRAEIDLPDSVGDYDPQVYLKALENFKKLQTDGVLVREAGPCMYLYRQVMGEHAQTGLVAVCHIEDYENDIIRKHEKTRKVKEDDRTKLVDTLSANTGPIFLTYRDQAQISAITKEHEKEDKPIYDITAPDGIRHLLWRLPIETCEELTRLFDKKVPLSYVADGHHRSASAARVGKERREKNPDHTGQEDYNWFLSVLFPASELKILPYNRAVKDLNGHTLEGFLHVVGAIFSVDPNGKKIPDHPGQACMYYGGVWHTLDWKPLENASPVEALDVSILQSRLLAPVLGIDDPRTSEKIDFIGGIRGTAELEKLVDSGSHKVAFSMYPTTVDQLMAIADAGEIMPPKSTWFEPKLRSGLFIHTLD; this is encoded by the coding sequence ATGCAGCTCCGTTCGTTCCAAGGTCTCGTCCCCACCCCTGAAAAAGCCGCCGATGTCGCCGCCGTGCCCTATGACGTGGTGAACCGCGCCGAATCCAAGGCCCTGGCCGCCAACAACCCGGTCAACCTGCTGCACGTGGACCGCGCGGAAATCGACCTTCCGGACAGCGTGGGCGACTACGACCCACAGGTCTACCTGAAGGCGCTGGAGAACTTCAAGAAGCTCCAGACGGATGGCGTTCTCGTCCGTGAAGCTGGCCCCTGCATGTATCTCTACCGCCAGGTGATGGGTGAGCATGCCCAGACCGGTCTCGTCGCCGTCTGCCACATCGAGGACTACGAGAACGACATCATCCGCAAGCACGAGAAGACCCGCAAGGTGAAGGAGGATGACCGCACCAAGCTGGTGGATACCCTCAGTGCGAACACCGGCCCCATCTTCCTGACGTACCGCGACCAAGCGCAGATCTCCGCGATTACCAAGGAGCACGAGAAGGAAGACAAGCCCATCTATGACATCACCGCTCCGGATGGCATCCGTCACCTGCTGTGGCGCCTGCCCATCGAAACCTGCGAGGAGCTGACGAGGCTCTTCGACAAGAAGGTGCCCCTCTCCTATGTGGCGGATGGTCACCACCGCAGCGCCAGTGCCGCCCGTGTGGGCAAGGAGCGCCGCGAGAAGAATCCCGATCACACCGGCCAGGAGGACTACAACTGGTTCCTCAGCGTGCTCTTCCCCGCCAGCGAGCTGAAGATTCTCCCCTACAACCGTGCGGTGAAGGATCTCAACGGCCACACTCTGGAAGGCTTCCTGCACGTGGTGGGTGCCATCTTCTCCGTGGACCCTAATGGGAAGAAAATCCCTGACCACCCCGGCCAGGCCTGCATGTACTACGGTGGCGTGTGGCACACCCTTGATTGGAAGCCCCTGGAAAACGCCTCTCCCGTGGAAGCGCTCGACGTGAGCATCCTGCAGAGCCGCCTCCTCGCCCCGGTGCTTGGCATCGACGATCCGCGCACCAGTGAGAAGATCGACTTCATCGGCGGCATTCGCGGCACTGCGGAACTGGAGAAGCTGGTGGACAGCGGCTCGCACAAGGTCGCCTTCAGCATGTACCCCACCACGGTGGACCAGCTCATGGCCATCGCGGACGCGGGTGAGATCATGCCGCCAAAGAGCACGTGGTTCGAGCCGAAGCTGCGCTCCGGCCTCTTCATCCACACCCTGGATTAA
- a CDS encoding N-acetylglucosamine-6-phosphate deacetylase has protein sequence MKTNAPALIFQNGTAVLPDRLVPDAVVICEKGRIAAVGPAKRTRVPRGAHVIDARGGYISPGFVEMHVHGGDGADYMDGTAEAVRVANRAHTRHGTTSIFPTTTTGSPAQLDAMLNACIAVRKEWSIADGARLPGVHFYGPYFAEDKVGAHSAKGRRNPVVEEYTEYFQRGIIKIATCAAELPGAEAFYKTAKKSGCLVTCGHSNSSWTEMERAFRCGMRHVDHFWCAMSSVASLRARLGTPMQASMEEFVLMHREMSTEVIADGHHLAPALLRFAYVMKGADRLCLVTDSNRALDMPPGEYRIGPEDGTMFISDGFVGRMPGGPLASSIMGMDHMVRVMARDTKAPVHDVIRMASLTPAERAGVAKKVGSLEKGKLADVLVLDRKLGVKRVFIGGEEFSVKRRG, from the coding sequence ATGAAAACCAATGCTCCTGCTCTGATTTTCCAAAATGGAACCGCAGTCCTGCCGGATCGGCTGGTGCCAGATGCGGTGGTCATCTGTGAGAAGGGTCGCATCGCGGCGGTAGGACCTGCGAAGAGGACACGGGTGCCGCGCGGAGCGCATGTCATCGATGCACGTGGCGGATACATTTCGCCCGGCTTCGTGGAGATGCATGTGCATGGTGGCGATGGGGCAGACTACATGGATGGAACTGCCGAAGCCGTGCGTGTGGCCAATCGCGCGCACACGCGGCATGGAACGACTTCCATTTTCCCCACCACGACCACGGGTTCACCGGCACAGCTCGATGCGATGCTGAATGCCTGCATCGCAGTGCGGAAGGAGTGGAGCATCGCGGATGGCGCACGGCTGCCGGGTGTGCATTTCTATGGTCCGTACTTTGCCGAGGACAAGGTGGGGGCGCACTCTGCGAAGGGAAGACGCAATCCGGTGGTGGAGGAATACACGGAGTACTTCCAACGGGGGATTATCAAGATCGCCACCTGTGCAGCGGAGCTGCCGGGTGCAGAGGCATTCTACAAGACTGCGAAGAAGAGCGGCTGCCTCGTCACCTGCGGTCATTCGAATTCCAGCTGGACCGAAATGGAGCGAGCCTTCCGCTGCGGCATGCGTCATGTGGATCACTTCTGGTGCGCCATGAGTTCGGTGGCTTCACTACGTGCCCGCTTGGGTACGCCCATGCAGGCGAGCATGGAGGAGTTCGTGCTGATGCATCGTGAGATGAGCACGGAAGTCATCGCGGATGGGCATCATCTCGCGCCGGCGCTTTTGCGTTTCGCGTATGTGATGAAAGGTGCGGACCGTCTCTGCCTGGTCACGGACTCCAATCGTGCGCTCGACATGCCGCCCGGAGAATACCGCATTGGGCCGGAAGATGGTACGATGTTCATCAGCGATGGTTTTGTGGGACGTATGCCCGGTGGTCCGCTGGCCAGTTCCATCATGGGGATGGATCACATGGTGCGTGTGATGGCGCGCGATACCAAGGCACCGGTGCATGATGTGATCCGCATGGCCTCGCTCACGCCTGCAGAACGGGCTGGCGTGGCGAAGAAGGTCGGCAGCCTGGAGAAGGGCAAGCTCGCCGATGTGCTGGTGCTGGATCGGAAGCTGGGGGTGAAGCGGGTGTTTATTGGTGGGGAGGAGTTTTCGGTGAAGAGGCGGGGATGA